From Geitlerinema sp. PCC 9228, one genomic window encodes:
- a CDS encoding type IV pilus twitching motility protein PilT, protein MAQSKRPTPPPPPPRPPAPPGGGNKAKGKSAPPPSNRQAAPPPQSPSEDRSDGQPTLKDIIKRAEEEGCSDIHVGVGEVPRFRKRGDITPIEEYPETDLDTFMSWLREILTDDEIRQFQEKLDFDGAADLGYVRVRINIFDSLRGPSMVLRLIGAKILTMEELKLPPVFKDICHAHKGLILVTGPTGSGKSTTMAAMFDYMNKNMAHHIITIEDPVEFVHKSQKSLIKHREVGRHTLEFFNALKGALRQDPDVILVGEIRDAETMKIALKAASTGHLVAGTLHTNSAVKTIERILGMFPPHEHAAVRVSLAESLVAIIAQGLCKTTDGKRAGFHDILIATDAIKEYIIEGKLDEIEPIMLRAEFEGMTTMNKSLLKLYQEGRITEETALEKSPTPNEMAQFLRGRV, encoded by the coding sequence ATGGCGCAGTCCAAACGTCCCACCCCACCACCGCCACCACCACGCCCGCCAGCACCTCCTGGTGGTGGCAACAAAGCCAAAGGCAAATCAGCCCCACCGCCCAGCAACCGACAGGCAGCCCCCCCTCCTCAATCCCCCAGCGAAGATCGCAGCGACGGGCAACCAACCCTGAAAGATATTATTAAAAGGGCAGAAGAAGAAGGCTGTTCCGATATCCACGTAGGCGTGGGAGAAGTGCCTCGCTTTCGCAAACGGGGCGATATCACGCCCATTGAAGAGTATCCAGAAACCGATCTGGATACCTTCATGAGTTGGCTGCGGGAGATCCTGACCGATGACGAAATCCGTCAATTTCAAGAAAAGCTAGACTTTGACGGTGCTGCCGATTTGGGATACGTCCGGGTCCGGATCAATATTTTTGACTCCTTGAGGGGACCTTCCATGGTATTGCGGCTGATTGGTGCCAAAATCCTCACTATGGAAGAGTTAAAGCTGCCCCCGGTTTTTAAGGATATTTGCCACGCCCACAAAGGGTTGATTTTGGTGACTGGACCCACAGGGTCTGGAAAATCCACAACCATGGCTGCCATGTTTGATTATATGAATAAAAACATGGCTCACCACATTATTACCATTGAGGACCCGGTGGAGTTCGTGCACAAGAGCCAAAAATCCCTCATTAAACACCGGGAAGTGGGTCGCCACACCCTGGAGTTTTTCAACGCTCTGAAAGGAGCGCTGCGACAGGACCCCGACGTGATTTTGGTAGGGGAAATCCGGGATGCGGAGACCATGAAAATTGCCTTGAAGGCGGCATCCACCGGTCACTTGGTGGCTGGAACCCTGCACACCAACAGCGCCGTGAAAACCATCGAACGGATTTTGGGGATGTTCCCTCCTCACGAACATGCTGCGGTTCGCGTTTCCTTGGCAGAGTCTTTGGTGGCTATTATCGCGCAAGGCTTGTGTAAGACAACAGATGGAAAAAGGGCTGGGTTCCACGATATTTTAATCGCTACCGATGCGATTAAAGAATATATTATCGAAGGGAAATTGGATGAAATCGAACCTATTATGTTGCGTGCGGAATTTGAAGGCATGACAACCATGAATAAATCATTACTCAAGTTGTACCAAGAAGGGCGTATTACCGAAGAAACTGCTTTGGAAAAATCGCCTACGCCTAATGAAATGGCGCAGTTCTTGCGAGGCAGGGTCTAG
- a CDS encoding circadian clock KaiB family protein encodes MSEATSSLPRTYKGIALFTPGGDLVYGIDAEKQGQWHLQLCLALQRLLGLPEPPHFLIPCYTATVDRWIDPQTQNVRVYAEAYPLVLRYRALLNLLFDDRDLIWHPAPRTEETCHPLVLQTYRDRFAQLWECHDLVVKVDAQGKLCYTPSEPSLPPEASQKSNTSGCVFRLFVSGYNKLTETTLARLHDVLEKSLGCPYTLKIIDIIKHPEEAEKNQISATPTFVKVWPPPTRRLVGELKEEELSQLIRYLRL; translated from the coding sequence TTGAGCGAAGCGACATCAAGCTTGCCGCGAACCTATAAAGGAATCGCCCTATTTACGCCAGGAGGCGATCTGGTTTATGGGATCGATGCCGAGAAACAAGGTCAGTGGCACTTACAACTTTGTTTGGCCCTGCAAAGACTTTTAGGCTTGCCCGAACCACCTCATTTCCTGATTCCGTGCTATACGGCAACCGTAGACCGTTGGATCGACCCCCAGACGCAGAACGTACGTGTGTATGCGGAAGCCTATCCGTTGGTCTTGCGGTATCGGGCGCTTTTGAACTTGCTGTTTGACGATCGCGATTTGATTTGGCATCCGGCACCGCGAACGGAGGAAACCTGCCATCCCTTGGTGTTGCAGACCTATCGCGATCGCTTTGCCCAGCTTTGGGAATGTCACGACTTGGTTGTGAAGGTAGATGCCCAAGGCAAGTTGTGTTACACGCCCTCAGAACCTAGCTTACCACCAGAAGCTTCGCAAAAGTCCAACACATCAGGGTGCGTTTTTCGTTTGTTTGTCTCCGGTTATAATAAGCTTACAGAAACAACCTTAGCTCGCCTGCACGACGTTCTAGAAAAATCCCTAGGATGTCCCTATACCTTGAAAATCATTGATATTATCAAGCATCCGGAAGAAGCAGAAAAAAATCAAATTTCAGCTACACCTACCTTTGTCAAGGTATGGCCACCGCCAACCCGTCGTTTGGTAGGCGAACTCAAAGAAGAAGAGTTATCCCAATTGATTCGCTATTTAAGGCTATAG
- a CDS encoding nucleoside transporter C-terminal domain-containing protein, with amino-acid sequence MHPLVNLISLLGIVFLCFVAWLGSENRSQIPWKVIVWGIGLQMAVGLLVFVLPTRDAIAQLNNLLNVILDASEAGSRFLFTDLFVPDPNEPPPGPGPAGRWIVRAVGVPYVAIPGDTLGADNIETGYILAFRALPQVIFFSALVALLYRLHIIQPVVRGFAWLFERTMRISGAESLSGAANIFVGIESAIAVKPFLLDMTRSELCAILSSCFGSIASSVLALYAGILRPTFPAITGHLVSASIMTIPACFVMAKLLVPETDTPKTLGHIPEEKSEDEAEEDEQESASQSKKQPNPIDSLILGALDGVKMAVGIAATIIAILGLVALVNAFFDGLAGMATSDNPIVNAIGNIFQQITIANLMGMLFLPFTFFTGVSIEWQELWQASTLIGRRLFETSIPPYLKLAELSRNGEISDRTMLIVSYVLCGFTHFASYGIFIGGLSGLIPSRRSEVASLGVKALWAGTLATLMTGCVAGLFDFGNPAVLGRP; translated from the coding sequence ATGCACCCTTTGGTTAACCTGATTTCCTTGTTAGGAATTGTTTTCTTGTGTTTCGTGGCGTGGTTGGGTTCGGAAAACCGCAGCCAAATTCCCTGGAAGGTGATTGTTTGGGGGATTGGCTTGCAAATGGCTGTGGGATTGTTGGTTTTCGTACTGCCCACCCGAGACGCGATCGCTCAGCTTAACAATTTGTTAAATGTCATTCTAGACGCCTCAGAAGCTGGTTCTAGATTTCTCTTTACCGACTTATTTGTTCCCGACCCCAACGAACCACCACCAGGTCCCGGACCTGCAGGTCGCTGGATCGTCCGAGCTGTGGGAGTTCCTTATGTAGCGATTCCCGGGGATACCTTGGGAGCGGATAATATCGAAACTGGTTATATCCTGGCTTTTCGCGCTCTCCCCCAAGTCATCTTTTTCTCGGCTTTGGTGGCTCTACTCTACCGACTGCACATTATTCAGCCTGTGGTGCGGGGATTTGCCTGGCTGTTTGAGCGAACCATGCGTATTAGTGGTGCGGAATCTCTTTCTGGTGCTGCCAATATTTTTGTGGGAATTGAATCCGCGATCGCGGTGAAACCTTTTTTGCTGGATATGACCCGCAGCGAACTGTGCGCTATTTTAAGTAGCTGTTTCGGTTCCATTGCTTCCTCGGTTTTGGCTCTGTATGCAGGAATTTTACGTCCTACCTTTCCCGCCATTACCGGACATTTGGTCTCGGCTTCCATCATGACCATCCCCGCTTGCTTTGTCATGGCTAAATTGCTGGTGCCGGAAACCGATACACCCAAAACCCTAGGTCATATTCCCGAAGAAAAATCGGAAGACGAAGCAGAGGAAGACGAACAAGAAAGCGCTTCCCAATCCAAAAAACAACCCAATCCCATTGATAGTCTGATTTTGGGTGCCCTCGATGGGGTAAAAATGGCTGTCGGTATCGCTGCCACCATTATCGCTATTTTGGGCTTGGTTGCCTTGGTGAATGCTTTCTTTGACGGTTTGGCAGGGATGGCCACCAGCGACAATCCCATTGTGAATGCCATTGGCAACATCTTTCAGCAAATAACGATTGCCAATTTGATGGGCATGTTGTTTTTGCCTTTTACGTTTTTTACGGGGGTTTCCATCGAATGGCAAGAACTCTGGCAAGCATCTACCCTCATCGGCAGGCGATTGTTTGAAACCAGCATTCCTCCCTATTTGAAACTTGCCGAACTTTCTCGCAATGGGGAAATTAGCGATCGCACGATGCTGATTGTTAGCTACGTTCTCTGTGGCTTTACCCACTTTGCCTCTTATGGAATTTTTATCGGTGGGTTGTCTGGTTTGATTCCCTCGCGGCGATCGGAAGTAGCTTCCCTCGGCGTTAAAGCTTTGTGGGCAGGTACGCTGGCTACGCTTATGACTGGCTGCGTTGCTGGTTTGTTTGATTTTGGCAATCCTGCCGTTTTGGGTAGACCGTAG